CAGCATAGCACTGTGTATGTGTTTAGCCTGCTCGAATTTGTCAAAGATTGACAGCAGAAGTTTATCCTGGCAGAGGCTAAATCACTATGTTTACTTGTCCAGGATCAGTTTAGCCAGCTTTTGAGCAACCAATTTGAGGTTTAAATGATCCAGTATGACCAATATTCAgagatttaatcccttatcctgGTTTTGTCCAATGTTTATGGACGGAAGCTCATAAGCCAGTACTTAAAGAAAATGGATGGGAGCAAATAAGTTTGATTTCCTGTCACTTTTCAAAAATTCATATTTTGTCTTTGGTAAATTTTGATTGCTGGAACTTATGTATTGAAcattcaaaataaacattttcatCACTAAATCTCAGGCTCTGGCCTCCCTGTTTTCACTCAGtgtgttctccctgtgcctgtgtgggtttcctcccataactcaaaaacatgTATGGCAGGCTCCATATTGTCCATTGGAATGAGTGTGTGGGTGAATGGTTGTCTCGTTGTGTCctacaattggctggcaaccaattcagggtgtaccctgcctactgccaatAGTTAGCTGAGACTCCACAACCCCTGTGACCCTCATTCGGCTAAGTGGCATGGAATATGAAGGAAAGAAAGTACAAATACAGATAAATTTGCATTAGTGTACACTGCCTACTAGTCCTactcaaaaaaattagcatattgtgataaagttcatcattttctgtactgtactgataaacattactttcatatattttagattcattacacacaaatgaagtagttcaagccttttattgttttaatattgatgattttggcaaaaaagtcaagaaaaaacaaaaatccctatctaaaaaaattagcacatcatgaaaaggtactctaaagtagctactaacctaatcatctgaatcaacaaattaactcaaaacccctgcgaaagattcctgaggcttttaaaaactcccagccttgtTCATTACtccaaaccgcaatcatgggcaagactgccgacccgaTTGTCATCATTGACAccttcaagcaagaggctaagacacagaaagaaatttctgagcgaataagctgttcccagagtgctgtatcaaggcacctcagtgggaaggaagcagtgtggcaggaaacgcagcacaaccagaagaggtgaccgcaccctgagaagggccgattccagaccttgggggacctgcagaaacagtggactcagTCTGGAGtacaaacatccagagccaccgtgcacaggcatgtgctggaaatgggctacaggtgtcacattccccaggtcaagccacttttgaaccttaaACAGTGGCAGaaacgcctgacctgggctacagagaagcagcactggactgttgctcagtggtccaaagtacttttttcagatgaaagcaaattttgcatgacaTTCGGAAATAAAggcgccagagtttggaggaagactggggagaaggaaaggccaaaatgcctgaagtccagtgtcaagtacccacagtcagtgatggtctggggtgccatgtcagctgctggtgttggtctactgtgttttatcaagggcaggttcAATGcaactatcaggagattttggagcagttCATACTTCTATctactgaaaagctttatggagatgaagatttcattcttcagcacgacctggcacctgctcacagtgccaaaaccactggtaaatggtttactgaccatcgcattactgtgctcaattggcctgccaactctcctgacctgaaccccatagagaatctgaggGATATTGTGATGAGGAAGTTAagggacaccagacccaacactgtggatgagcttaaggctgttatcgaagcatcctgggcctccatagcacctcagcagtgccgcaGGCTGATTGCCgcaatgccacgccgcattgaagcagtcatttctgcaaggaTTCctaaccaagtattgagtgcataactGATATAATCaactgaaggttgactttttttgtattggttggatgaaatatgtttttttttttttagataggaatttgttttttcttgactttttgccaaaatcatcaatattaaaacaataaaaggcttgaactacttaagttgtgtgtaatgaatctgaaatatatgaaagtctaatgtttgtcAGTAcactacagaaaataatgatcacaatatgctaaatttttgagaaggacagtatttttaaacaggccaTTTAAAATGCCCCTGGTTTATTGATGATCTAGCTATCTTTATATGAATCAATAGTCAATACACCAACGTTTTAgtacatttaatttatttacaatgcTATACTGAGAGACTGATGgacattttcatcttaaatctGCTGTAAGACagacttttgttgttttattgttgaAAAAGTTTACATACTGTAGCACATGACAACAAAAAGACTTTGTActccaacaaaaaataaaagttttttgccATGATCCATTCCTTGAAGGCCTTCATAATGTCATAATGTCAAAAATGattcgcgtgtgtgtgtgtgttttctcaACCACACCACAGACAATGCCACGGAAAGCTGTCTTTTGGAGTTACCACCTGGCCCTCAGGACACCGGACATTTGGTTGTGGTCGGCCAGGTGACGGAAGACTATGCGGCTGAGTCGCCACCTGCGTTTCACTCCCCTCGGCCGTGAGGTCATCACACACCTGTTACGTATCCTCACAGGACACGAGTCTCGCGGTAACGCAGCAATTTCTTTATCTGCCATCTCCTGGAAAAGTGTTAAAGACAATATGAAGTATGAACCTTTTGATTCTGATTTTACAGTCTTCCAAGATGAATGGAAATGCATGTACATGACAAACCTGAAGCTCTTTAGGCAGGATGGTGTTCTTCCTCAGGGAGTTGATCCGTAGCCGCTCGTCAGCATAGTCAAAGGCCATCTTTCTTCTTTTGACATCTCTCAGCATCCTCCAGTCAACGTAATAAGCCCTCACTTGCTCAACAGCCCCCCAGCAGACTCTCAGCGCCTGCAAAGAAGTGTTCAGCAAATTGTGATAAGTGGACAAAAAGGAGTGAACAACGCATATGAGTACACTATAATTTGGAAACATACgtcagcagggcggtaaaccgaaaatttaccggcaccgaaattcttcacgatgaccgacgtaattttgaccatgacggtaaattcggtaatttaataaaacaagaaaatatagtcttttcatcccgctttgactctgtgttgttcggcaatgttcattcccctttaagaaagcagaaagtgtgcttacgtatggagtcacgtggttatcaggaagccaaacaaacaagagccctgtggctaacgctagcggctaacgctacaagcaaacgtgatgggagtgtggcttaagggaggttcgccaaactttcacccgacattaaatagactcttggtggcatccagacaggctttcacccgctgtcctcccttgttctcacgatttccaaagaggatgctttcaatgctttctactagtagccaagccacaggctaacgctagtggctaacgctacaaataaacgtgatggagtcggatagcggctctaaccttggcgaaacagctgaacttaatgagtggattgggcacggactgcatcatgAATTAGTATGTCACGTTATTGTGTATCTCTGTCTATGTGTGATTTCTGATGGCTGTTGTGATAGTAAAGCAtaaagcataaagtacaatccaactagagctgggaatctttgggcacctaacgattcgattacgattcagaggctccaattcgattataaaacgattattgatgcacccccctcctttaaaaaaaaaaaaaaaaaaaaaaaaaaaaaaatgtatatgtgtatttgtatattagttccaaaatttttcaaaaatactctcaggctaaaccaaactactatttcagtatcaagttaacatatagcagtaaacaaatatacaaaaataacagtaaataaaaaaactccagtccccattctgtatcagcagctttaaactacattcaattaatttaatgttgtgaatcaaccgttaaagttgttaaaattgctcccgttattccataatttcccttttgtctactttggacatgtgaaagttttaaaactattttaaagatagattcaagtcaatattttaccgatttaggagtattttagataaaaagttaattaggttcgcttggaaggttcgctacaacagccttgcagggaagtgtactgctttatgaTGGCGGCCATTTACTAACGCCCGTGTAATAGATTGGAAATATCCCATCACGACATTGAGTTATCAGGAAGAACTGTTGTGGGCACAGTGCAGCAAATCCAAGCTGTTCACCCAGCATCCATTTTGGAGAGGTCACCCATCGTCTCAGTGAGTCAAATAAGTGTAGATGCTGAACCAGTCGCGAAATGCTTATGGGATCCACCAATTGACTTAAACCATCTGCCAGAACTAGAGAGAGAAGTGGTAAAAAATATGCTCTGCGAAGAGTGCTCCTCTTTTTCTAAATCGGATGATGACATTGGGCAAATTGAGAAATTGAAATTGAGAATTTCCTTGAAAGATGTAGATCCAATTGCACGGACCTATCTGTCAGTACCAAAGCCTCTGTACAAAGAAATGAAAGAATACTTGCACAATCTCATTGCCCAAGGGTGGGTGAAGAAATCAAACTCATCTTACGCCTCACCAATTGTCTGTGTCAGAAAAAAAGATGGAAGTTTGCATCTTTGTATagattacagagcattaaataaaAAGACACATCCTGACAGACAGCCAATTCCCCGTGTTCAAGACATCCTTGACCGTCTTGGTGGAAACTCATGGTTTTCCTTACTAGATCAAGGAAAGGCCTATCATCAAGGGTTCATGGATGAGGACAGTAGACATTTAACAGCATTTGTGACTCCATGGGGCTTGTATGAATGGATAAGGATTCCATTTGGACTGATGAATGCACCTGCAGCCTTTCAACGCTGTATGGAAGAGTGTCTGGAGGAAGTACGAGACACCATCTGTGTCCCCTACTTGGATGACACGTTGGTATACAGTCAGTCATTCGACCACCATGTCAACCACGTCAGAAAGGTCCTCCAGCTGTTGAGAAAATACGGAGTCAAATTGAAACCCAGCAAATGTGAATTGTTTAAACATGAAGTTCGCTATcttggaaggattgtctcagccgAAGGTAGCAGAATTGACCCAGCTGACACCATCGCTGTGAGAggcttgaaagaaaaaaaaccaagcACTGTTGGAGAGCTCCGAGCTGTTATGGGCTTGTTGAGCTATTATCGACAATACATCCAGGACTTTTCACGCATAGCGGGTCCACTTTATGACTTGCTGAAAGGAACAGAAGACGCTAATGCACCGCAAAACAGGGCAAGTATAAGACGTTCTACAGGAAAGAAAAAAGGAGTACCATCACAAAAACCGATTGACTGGACTGAGGATCATCAGTGCATACTGTCACAGTTAATAGATTGTCTAACTGAGCCTCCAGTCCTTGGATTCCCAGACTTCTCACGGCCATTTATCCTGCACACGGATGCCTCAAATCAAGGTCTGGGAGCAGTTTTATACCAGCGACAAAACGACAAACTCCGCGTCATAGCATATGGTTCCCGAACACTGACTGCTGCTGAAAAAAATTATCATCTTCATTCAGGAAAGTTGGAATTCCTTGCATTAAAATGGGCCATCACAGAAAAATTCAGAGATTATCTGTTTTATGCACCAACTTTCACTGTGTTTACTGACAATAATCCACTTACATATGTCATGTCAAGCGCAAAACTCAATGCCACAGGTTGCCGATGGGTAGCAGAACTGACAGACTTCCATTTTACCATTCGCTATCGGCCAGGGAAAGAAAATGTGGATGCCGACAGTTTGTCGAGAATGCCTGTAAATATTGAAGAAATGATGGAACAGTGCAAAGAGGAGCTATCATCAGACTGTGTGGCAGCGACAGCCTATGCTGTTGAGGTTCAAGACTCCAGTCCACCAGGAATTGGTCCAATACTGGCATCTCAGCATTGGTCAAAAGTGGACGAAGAAACACAAAAGCCTTTTTCAATGGCTGAAATCAAGCTAGCGCAACAAAACGACAAGGACATTGCTCCAATATTGCACTTCAAATTGGAAAACAAGAAACCTTTGGGACAAGAGTTCACAGCCCTTAGTTTCCACAGCAAATGCTTACTACGGGAATGGGAAAGACTACGAATTGATGAAAATGGCATTCTCCGTCGAAAGACAACAAACAGAACCCAGCTGGTGTTACCTGAACAGTACAAGAGCAAGGTATTGAAAGAATTACATGATGACATGGGCCATCAAGGCATCGATCGAACAACGTCATTGATCCGAGACAGATTCTTTTGGCCTTACATGCAAAAAGAAATAGAACATTATGTGGCAAGAACTTGtacatgtttaaaacaaaaaacaccaaGCAAAGAAACAAGGGCACCGCTTACCAGCATTGTCACGACTCAACCGTTTGAACTTGTTTCAATTGACTTCCTCCACTTGGACAAATGTAAGGGGGGATATGAGTATATTCTTGTAATCGTTGACCACTTCACTCGTTTTGCACAGGCTTATGCCACCACCTCCAAGTCTGCTAAAGTAGTAGCTGATCGTATATTCAATGATTTTGCCCTGAAGTTTGGACTACCCGCGCGGATACACCATGATCAAGGGGGCGAATTTGAGAATCAGCTTTTTGCCCAGCTAAAGAAAAATTGTGGTGTACTTGGTTCGCGGACAACACCATATCATCCCCAAGGAAATGGTCAAGTTGAACGCTTTAACAGGACACTGCTTCAGATGCTGAGAACACTTACAGAAAAGCAAAAGACAAATTGGAAAGAATCATTGAACAAACTGATCTACGCCTATAATTGCACTCGATGTGAAGTCACAGGTTTTTCTCCCTTCTACCTGTTATTCGGAAGGTCACCAAGATTGCCAATTGATTTCGTATTTGGTCTTACAACTGAAGTAGGAAATGAAGACCACCGAACATACCTGGAGAAATGGAAAAGAGAAATGCAGGAAGCAAACGAAATTTTCCaagcaaatataaaaaaatcaactgagaGGGGTAAAAGACACTATGATAGCAGAGTGAGAACATCTGTCTTGTGTCCTGGTGACCGTGTTCTGGTTCGGAATTTGACGCCTCGAGGAGGCACAGGAAAGCTTCGTAATCACTGGGAAGAGGATATCCATATTGTGATTCGTCAAGTAGGAGAAAATAACCCAGTGTATGAAATCAAACCTGAAAAGGGCAGAGGAAGAACAAAGAACATTGCACCGAAACCTGTTATTACCATGTGATCATTTACCTTTGGAAATTCATCCGCAACCAGCacttaaacaaaagaaaaagacaaCCCTTGCAGAAGAAACAGACCAAGAGCAAGAGAGTGACGAAGATGAGTGTGTGTACTATTACAAGCCAGTAGTAGAGTATCAAGCACCCATTACAGACATGACTACTGAGCCAACTCGAGAGACACCAGCATTAGACACTGATGAACGTGGACCTCACACAAACACAGCTGGAAGACGACAAGATGATGTGTTTTTGAGAGATGAAAATCAGAGTGATGTTGAGCCACGGGTAGAGTTTCAAGAGGAAGTTCCGATATCGCTCCACAGTGGTTCAGGAGGAAACGAAGAACATAATGGTAGATACCCAAGAAGAGAAAGACGACCTCCTGAAATCCTTACCTATGACCGGCTGGGAACTCCATCATGCTGTAGTACATCACACACAAGAAGAGAGCCTTACCAGTATCCATCTTTGCAGTACAGAGAAGGTCAGTTGGTGACAGTGTGGACAAACCCATTCCAAACATACCAGCCTCACGATATGCGAGCGTATTGATTGATAGTTTATTTAGTGCCATTGTGTTTCAGAAAAATTCTCAGACAAAAACAACCACTATTTTCTGCAGTTACAATTACTTGCAAAACGGTTCATTTTATCTCATAAACCTA
The DNA window shown above is from Corythoichthys intestinalis isolate RoL2023-P3 chromosome 14, ASM3026506v1, whole genome shotgun sequence and carries:
- the mrps14 gene encoding 28S ribosomal protein S14, mitochondrial, which produces MAAPVVARLGFSALYSSLCAPKQALRVCWGAVEQVRAYYVDWRMLRDVKRRKMAFDYADERLRINSLRKNTILPKELQEMADKEIAALPRDSCPVRIRNRCVMTSRPRGVKRRWRLSRIVFRHLADHNQMSGVLRARW